From the genome of Pseudomonas putida:
CATGGTTGCCTCAAACGCCCTAAGGTCTCGAAAGTCTTTTATTCATCAGCAGGGGCGCGAACCAGCTGACCAAAAGGGTCAGCACGAAGACGCCGAATACTGCCAGCGGCGCCAATGGCTTCACTCCTGCAAAGGTCAGTGCGAACAGCACTGCCGTCAAAATCATCTTGCCTGCCTCGCCAGCGTAGAACGACTTGACGATGGCCTGCGCTGCCCGGGCTCCGCTGAAGCGAAAAGCCTTCCAGGCGAAATACACATTGGGCAACCAGGCG
Proteins encoded in this window:
- a CDS encoding F0F1 ATP synthase subunit I — encoded protein: MEIRTPNRLPFHRWAVFPVLLAQCIVFLLATLVLWQWQGVVSAYSGLCGGLIAWLPNVYFAWKAFRFSGARAAQAIVKSFYAGEAGKMILTAVLFALTFAGVKPLAPLAVFGVFVLTLLVSWFAPLLMNKRLSRP